The following are from one region of the Bacillota bacterium genome:
- a CDS encoding family 43 glycosylhydrolase, protein MAVFENCSIIFPGKPPKPAPKPKIAKGERRRSTDKYSLWGSHDPAIFRDPESGVYYTYCTGAIARRSQDLITWENIGRVVENPPPEAVEWVGGNAIWAPDIIKVDSEYRLYCSNSTWGVRQSNIFLAVADNPEGPFVPRGIVLKTNDQLTVNAIDANPVVDHETGEHYMAYGSFWGGCHIIKLDPETGLAAEQGIGKCIARRPEWTDCAIEGPYIIYNPDTEYYYLFVSYGSLASDYNIRVGRSKSITGPYLDHNGRDLTDLDDDTNAVGCMIAAGYRFNSGPGWMAPGHNSVLRDADGRWYLVCHVREHDFTERQISTMHIYQMYWLNGWPVINPQCYAGERIQSVDKKWIVGDYERIKLRPQVPQGVITSVPMTLSENGEFRCCSLKGKWNQIDEYMIKISYGSFEEILMVTPAWDWQENEPTLCLTGMDQFGTAVWGKKV, encoded by the coding sequence ATGGCCGTATTTGAAAACTGCAGTATAATCTTTCCAGGTAAACCGCCAAAACCGGCTCCAAAGCCAAAAATAGCAAAAGGCGAGCGTAGGCGCAGTACCGATAAATATAGTCTCTGGGGCTCCCACGATCCGGCAATATTTCGGGATCCGGAGTCAGGAGTATATTACACCTACTGCACCGGTGCCATTGCCAGAAGATCCCAAGATTTAATTACCTGGGAAAATATCGGTAGAGTAGTGGAAAATCCTCCGCCCGAAGCGGTTGAATGGGTAGGCGGCAATGCGATCTGGGCCCCCGATATAATTAAGGTGGATAGTGAGTATCGGCTGTACTGTTCAAATTCAACCTGGGGTGTGCGCCAGTCCAATATCTTTCTAGCAGTGGCTGATAATCCCGAAGGACCATTTGTTCCTAGAGGAATAGTGCTCAAAACCAATGATCAACTGACTGTCAACGCTATTGATGCAAATCCTGTGGTTGACCATGAAACGGGAGAGCATTATATGGCGTACGGTTCATTCTGGGGCGGCTGCCACATTATTAAGCTGGATCCGGAGACAGGTTTGGCAGCTGAGCAGGGAATCGGAAAGTGCATTGCTAGAAGACCGGAATGGACCGACTGCGCAATTGAAGGACCATACATAATTTATAATCCTGACACAGAGTATTACTATCTCTTTGTCTCCTATGGTTCACTTGCCAGCGATTATAATATCCGGGTTGGCAGAAGTAAATCCATAACTGGTCCTTACCTGGATCATAATGGGCGAGACTTAACCGATCTAGACGATGATACTAATGCAGTTGGTTGCATGATAGCGGCTGGGTATCGTTTCAACAGCGGTCCGGGGTGGATGGCTCCCGGACACAATTCTGTTTTGCGTGACGCCGACGGCAGGTGGTACTTAGTCTGCCACGTAAGAGAACATGATTTTACCGAACGGCAGATTTCTACAATGCATATTTACCAGATGTATTGGCTCAATGGCTGGCCTGTCATTAACCCGCAGTGCTACGCGGGAGAGCGAATCCAGTCGGTTGACAAAAAATGGATTGTCGGAGATTATGAGCGGATTAAATTGAGGCCTCAAGTACCGCAAGGTGTGATCACATCGGTCCCCATGACTCTTTCGGAAAATGGAGAGTTTCGCTGCTGTTCTTTAAAGGGTAAATGGAATCAGATTGATGAGTACATGATTAAAATATCTTATGGAAGCTTCGAAGAAATCTTAATGGTAACTCCGGCTTGGGATTGGCAGGAAAATGAACCAACTCTTTGTTTAACAGGGATGGACCAGTTTGGTACTGCAGTGTGGGGAAAAAAAGTTTGA